One segment of Anatilimnocola aggregata DNA contains the following:
- a CDS encoding GumC family protein translates to MHATQPELLVDLLEIFNRHRIKMAVIFMLVLAGVTAYTLNTKRLFTSEAKLFVRLGRETIGLDPTATTNQVISVQDSRENEVNSIRQLLQSRAIAEEVVDEIGFKEVLELKPGGRGLTAYIKSFSPFYVDSPRDAAIDKFRKRIKVLPVDRNSVIAISYQGGSPELSQQVLTSVIASARKAHLRVNRIEGSGEFFSDQSDKWRKQVSELEKGLTAFRNESGVSDFGKQRDLYLSLAGSLKTSLLEAESQLQAANAQLEKQEFLLADEPDQLVLEKVSGLPNTAVQEMRQQLYAVQLKEQEILSKYNKEHDLVRQIQDQIKLARRKLEEESDLTQVTEGLNTARQELRVTMLTQKATVAALAARTTSLREKLAQVNNEIKSLNQQEPQLDELQRELQLARDNYLSYSQKNELARIEQAMNNNSISNINVLQAPSRSLLPSWPQPILNLALGVALGMFSAMCVALIAEYRRPQDTTPLPNNGRPAAFNSPAYPAPPHFRAAHSYPAMNGAAVAVANGSDGQESQ, encoded by the coding sequence ATGCACGCAACTCAACCGGAACTGCTTGTCGATCTCCTGGAAATCTTTAATCGGCATCGAATAAAGATGGCAGTGATCTTTATGCTCGTGCTCGCCGGCGTCACGGCGTACACACTCAATACCAAGCGCCTGTTCACGTCCGAAGCGAAGCTCTTTGTACGGCTGGGACGCGAGACAATCGGCTTGGATCCCACCGCCACGACAAATCAGGTGATCTCCGTTCAAGACTCACGCGAAAACGAGGTGAACTCTATTCGTCAGTTGCTACAAAGTCGCGCGATCGCCGAAGAAGTGGTGGACGAGATCGGGTTCAAAGAAGTGTTGGAATTGAAGCCAGGGGGGCGGGGACTGACCGCCTATATAAAGTCGTTCAGTCCTTTCTATGTCGACAGCCCTCGCGATGCGGCAATCGATAAATTCCGGAAGCGGATCAAAGTGTTGCCAGTGGATCGAAATAGCGTGATCGCCATTTCGTACCAGGGGGGCAGCCCAGAATTGAGCCAACAAGTCCTGACGAGTGTGATCGCTAGCGCTCGCAAGGCTCATTTGCGAGTCAACCGTATCGAAGGCTCCGGCGAGTTCTTTTCCGATCAAAGTGATAAGTGGCGAAAGCAAGTCTCGGAGCTGGAAAAGGGGCTTACGGCGTTCAGGAATGAGTCCGGCGTTTCGGATTTCGGCAAACAGCGGGATCTCTATTTGAGTTTGGCTGGTTCGCTCAAGACATCGCTGTTAGAGGCGGAAAGCCAACTTCAGGCGGCCAATGCGCAACTCGAGAAACAAGAGTTCCTGTTAGCAGACGAACCGGATCAACTCGTGCTGGAAAAAGTTAGTGGCCTGCCGAACACAGCGGTTCAAGAGATGCGGCAGCAACTTTATGCTGTCCAACTGAAGGAGCAGGAGATCCTGTCGAAATACAATAAGGAACATGATCTCGTTCGCCAGATTCAAGATCAAATCAAGTTGGCTCGGCGCAAGCTGGAAGAGGAAAGCGATTTGACGCAGGTCACCGAAGGCTTAAACACTGCGAGGCAAGAACTGCGAGTCACCATGTTGACGCAGAAGGCGACTGTGGCTGCCCTGGCCGCGCGCACAACTTCGTTGCGCGAGAAACTCGCCCAGGTCAACAACGAAATCAAGAGCCTTAATCAGCAAGAGCCCCAACTGGATGAACTCCAGCGCGAATTGCAACTAGCGCGCGACAACTACCTCAGCTATTCGCAGAAGAACGAGCTGGCCCGCATCGAACAAGCGATGAATAACAACTCCATTTCGAACATCAACGTGCTGCAAGCCCCCAGTCGCTCTTTGCTCCCCAGTTGGCCGCAGCCAATCTTAAACCTGGCGCTGGGCGTGGCACTCGGTATGTTTTCAGCAATGTGTGTGGCCCTGATTGCCGAGTATCGCCGTCCCCAGGACACAACTCCGTTACCTAATAATGGGCGTCCAGCTGCGTTCAATTCTCCAGCATATCCGGCTCCTCCGCATTTTCGCGCGGCGCATTCTTATCCAGCCATGAATGGCGCGGCTGTCGCTGTCGCCAACGGGTCTGACGGGCAGGAGAGCCAATGA
- a CDS encoding O-antigen ligase family protein — translation MIETSPAFVGSTPEQAYRRPLQSFGHNLAVLLVMAYGLLVPLIVVPIGGERFGLCEPLMLPCLLALCLVALQSAPKLHHLAMAMFLVAAMLSLVQIVDGEMLLGSAKRWLRLLAIVSPFFLSLILPVTDKLIVQGLRAFFVGGAAAIVCGFFIYWLQIPIYADSQKLWLANGQAPVLRASGLVGDTASFGHLISLWCLLAIGSLWLDHSPGRTWKSAAVLAVVAYAVLVSSSRAALLNVVGGLWTLWMLSHSNSRAHRNGIVVAGMLLTIAFVALSLRSMVGSGEPGGALAGSLDRFLGSEQTTANGFASGRLESWSSYLFECSEYLLLGTGYKTAHLVVPGHFADNALLGVVVETGLPGLFCMLLLLAAIFYGLWRQHQQGNRFGTLLLAVWVGQMLHGLTADTFTLWTTMPELYLLTGLVLQMKPAVEINQEASPWTAAPSSCDSLSTISG, via the coding sequence ATGATCGAGACGTCGCCCGCGTTTGTCGGCTCCACACCAGAACAAGCTTATCGTCGGCCACTTCAGTCCTTCGGTCACAACCTGGCCGTACTGTTGGTGATGGCTTACGGATTACTGGTCCCGTTGATCGTTGTGCCGATAGGGGGCGAACGCTTTGGCCTCTGCGAGCCGCTGATGTTGCCATGCTTACTGGCGCTCTGCCTAGTTGCCTTGCAAAGTGCACCAAAACTCCATCATCTGGCGATGGCCATGTTTTTAGTAGCTGCAATGCTCTCGCTGGTGCAGATTGTCGATGGCGAAATGCTGCTGGGCTCGGCCAAGCGTTGGCTGCGCCTACTCGCAATTGTATCCCCCTTCTTTCTGTCGCTGATTCTGCCAGTAACCGACAAATTAATAGTCCAAGGGCTGCGTGCCTTTTTCGTCGGCGGTGCGGCAGCCATCGTCTGCGGCTTCTTCATCTATTGGCTGCAAATTCCGATTTACGCTGACTCACAAAAGCTTTGGTTAGCCAACGGACAGGCGCCAGTTTTGCGCGCGAGCGGCCTCGTGGGAGATACTGCCTCGTTCGGTCATCTGATCTCGCTTTGGTGTCTGCTGGCAATTGGTTCACTCTGGCTGGATCACAGTCCTGGACGAACCTGGAAGTCGGCCGCCGTGCTCGCCGTAGTAGCGTACGCCGTGTTAGTTAGTTCCTCGCGCGCGGCATTGTTGAACGTCGTAGGCGGTTTGTGGACGCTCTGGATGTTAAGCCACTCCAATTCGCGAGCGCACCGCAATGGCATTGTCGTCGCGGGGATGCTTTTGACGATTGCTTTTGTGGCACTTTCACTGCGCAGCATGGTGGGTAGCGGCGAACCAGGCGGCGCGCTGGCTGGCTCGCTCGATCGCTTTTTGGGATCGGAGCAAACCACGGCGAACGGCTTTGCGTCGGGACGTTTAGAAAGTTGGAGTTCGTATCTCTTCGAATGTTCCGAGTACTTGCTCTTGGGCACAGGCTATAAAACCGCTCATCTCGTGGTCCCCGGCCACTTTGCTGACAACGCTCTATTAGGAGTTGTTGTTGAAACCGGCCTGCCAGGGTTGTTTTGCATGCTCTTACTGCTCGCAGCCATTTTCTACGGATTGTGGCGTCAACATCAGCAAGGGAATCGCTTCGGAACCTTACTACTCGCTGTTTGGGTGGGCCAAATGCTGCACGGTCTCACCGCCGACACATTTACGCTCTGGACCACCATGCCGGAACTTTATTTGCTAACTGGACTGGTGCTGCAAATGAAGCCAGCCGTTGAAATCAATCAAGAGGCTTCTCCTTGGACGGCCGCGCCAAGCTCCTGCGACTCACTTAGCACTATCTCTGGATAA
- a CDS encoding lipopolysaccharide biosynthesis protein: MGIGTAIIIDMVVTRLLTPSDAGVFFLLANVLAFGAVVGMFGLNTAMVRFVSEGIGLKSPSEAREALRAGWSIAAISIPCMVAVCLITMWFWGIHVLHIPNPTVLLPLLGLCLLAFPLLQLISGVLRSFHDSRVATLLTGQFGGPACHVVFLTMLVAAALVSKPTVATALGLSALSMLLMIPLALWYLSRISSARIAEMPAESRTTPRPMVGILLAACLPLVLSQLFSFCTGFGDMWVAGSMVSHEDLALYAASRRLMLMIGMPMQLVNLTVIASIAELRAQGKNVELQRLLRGAATLAAIPAIGALVALVTFPGQIAALIFGPFYATAAPILVLLSLGQIAFVSAGSAELTLMMTGQQRSALAVNCFTSLALALAGILATQQFGVIGLAAATTSVGALQVLLFVICVKRSIGVWTIVDPTLFSIVWERLRRAMGSSSEALSK, encoded by the coding sequence GTGGGAATTGGAACAGCAATCATTATCGATATGGTTGTCACCCGTCTTCTTACTCCAAGTGATGCGGGCGTCTTCTTTTTGCTGGCGAACGTACTGGCTTTTGGTGCCGTCGTCGGCATGTTTGGCCTCAACACAGCTATGGTCAGGTTTGTTTCCGAAGGGATCGGCTTGAAATCGCCCAGCGAGGCTAGAGAAGCACTGCGTGCGGGCTGGAGCATTGCAGCGATTAGTATTCCCTGCATGGTCGCCGTCTGTCTGATAACCATGTGGTTCTGGGGAATTCACGTACTACACATACCAAATCCAACAGTTCTGTTACCGTTGCTTGGTCTTTGCTTGCTCGCATTTCCACTCCTGCAACTAATCTCTGGTGTACTGCGAAGCTTTCATGACTCACGCGTAGCAACACTTTTAACTGGGCAATTCGGTGGCCCGGCGTGCCACGTCGTTTTTTTAACGATGCTGGTAGCCGCTGCACTCGTAAGCAAACCAACGGTTGCCACTGCGCTGGGACTCAGCGCGCTCTCAATGCTGCTGATGATTCCACTCGCCTTATGGTATCTATCTCGAATTTCGTCAGCGCGAATCGCCGAAATGCCTGCAGAGTCGCGTACGACGCCCCGTCCAATGGTCGGGATTTTGCTGGCGGCTTGCTTGCCGTTGGTGTTGAGCCAGCTATTTTCGTTCTGTACTGGCTTCGGTGATATGTGGGTTGCGGGGAGCATGGTTTCGCACGAGGACCTCGCTTTGTACGCGGCGTCGCGGCGTCTGATGCTGATGATCGGTATGCCGATGCAACTGGTAAATCTTACGGTGATCGCCTCGATTGCCGAATTGCGAGCCCAGGGTAAAAATGTCGAGTTGCAACGGCTGCTGCGCGGCGCGGCGACATTGGCTGCGATTCCAGCAATCGGGGCTTTGGTCGCTCTAGTCACTTTTCCAGGTCAGATTGCCGCCTTGATCTTCGGACCATTTTACGCGACGGCCGCGCCGATCTTGGTCCTACTCAGTCTCGGGCAAATCGCGTTTGTCTCCGCAGGGAGCGCGGAACTGACGCTGATGATGACGGGACAACAGCGATCCGCCTTGGCGGTGAATTGCTTCACGAGCTTGGCCTTGGCGCTGGCTGGTATTCTGGCCACCCAGCAGTTTGGAGTGATCGGGTTGGCTGCGGCCACGACGAGCGTCGGCGCTCTCCAGGTGCTGCTGTTTGTTATCTGCGTGAAACGCTCGATTGGCGTTTGGACCATCGTGGACCCGACTCTCTTTAGCATCGTCTGGGAACGTCTGCGCCGCGCTATGGGTTCTAGCAGTGAGGCGTTGTCGAAATGA
- a CDS encoding glycosyltransferase family 4 protein, whose translation MKVLQFVADGSPGGGTTHVRQIVRGLCGQHEVALLTQRDSFLSHHAADMSVKLFEGDFFQGPLSRVNPRCVMQVRNALRRFQPDVIHCHGGRAAFFRSFLLDNIPTVYTAHGLHYSKKRNIAARTLGRWGERLACRHVDHAIYVCKHDAMLAKSDHLLSPRTPVSVIYPSIAPHSLQRQSRNTAQPTIGFIGRLVPQKDPQAFVEIVERLPEVRAVLGGGGELEPQIRAAAISRGLDSRMEMLGELSPAGVQESLSRIDILVMTSRWEGLPALLLEAMYLGVPVVSTAVGGIAEVVEHGQTGLLSRSGNCDEMADLVRRLIDNPQEAQQIASRAREQLTAQFLEPAMVASITNVYRQVLDRRSVSSPATPKELPI comes from the coding sequence ATGAAGGTACTTCAATTCGTCGCCGATGGCTCGCCGGGAGGCGGCACCACTCATGTGCGCCAGATAGTTCGCGGCCTATGTGGGCAGCATGAAGTTGCCCTGCTCACTCAACGAGATTCATTTTTATCGCATCATGCCGCTGATATGTCGGTGAAACTATTTGAAGGCGACTTCTTTCAAGGTCCTCTGAGCCGCGTCAATCCACGTTGCGTCATGCAGGTTCGTAACGCGTTGCGCCGCTTTCAGCCAGACGTGATTCATTGTCATGGCGGCCGCGCAGCTTTCTTTCGGAGCTTTTTGCTCGATAACATTCCGACGGTCTACACCGCACACGGCTTGCATTACAGCAAGAAGCGAAACATCGCTGCACGCACCTTGGGACGCTGGGGAGAGCGCTTGGCCTGCCGCCACGTGGATCATGCGATCTATGTGTGTAAGCACGATGCCATGCTCGCCAAGTCCGACCACTTGCTCAGTCCCCGCACGCCAGTTTCAGTAATCTATCCGTCGATCGCGCCTCATTCGCTCCAGCGTCAGTCGCGTAACACCGCCCAACCAACGATTGGCTTTATCGGCAGGCTAGTGCCGCAGAAGGATCCCCAGGCGTTTGTCGAGATCGTCGAGCGACTACCGGAAGTTCGCGCTGTACTCGGCGGTGGTGGAGAACTCGAGCCTCAAATCCGGGCCGCTGCAATTTCGCGCGGCCTTGATTCGCGGATGGAAATGCTCGGCGAACTAAGTCCCGCCGGAGTGCAGGAATCGCTGTCGCGCATCGATATTCTGGTGATGACGTCGCGCTGGGAAGGCCTGCCAGCCCTCTTATTGGAGGCGATGTATCTCGGAGTGCCCGTTGTTTCAACGGCGGTCGGCGGCATCGCCGAAGTAGTGGAGCATGGACAAACGGGCTTGCTGTCCAGAAGCGGCAATTGCGACGAAATGGCGGACCTCGTGCGGCGGCTAATCGACAACCCCCAAGAGGCGCAGCAGATTGCCTCCCGAGCGCGCGAGCAGCTCACCGCTCAATTTCTCGAACCGGCGATGGTCGCTTCGATCACCAATGTTTATCGCCAAGTGCTTGATCGGCGTAGCGTTTCATCGCCTGCTACGCCGAAGGAGTTGCCCATCTAA
- a CDS encoding GHMP family kinase ATP-binding protein, whose product MIISQTPYRVSFGGGGTDLPAFYQMESGAVISAAVERHIYVSVHPRFERNYRLAYSKIEVANSIDEIQHELIREALRVTGIDEFLEITTIGDVPAGTGMGSSSSLTVGLLVALYAYQGRIVSSQRLAEEACRIEIDILKKPIGRQDQYAAAYGGLNLIRFHPDATVEVEPIACRAETIDELESQIVVLYTNASRSADGILKKQQEAAPRHASTLRDMRNLAEQMRMTLSGAGDVQEFSNLLAEGWRLKRSLGCGITNNSVDEMYEAALRLGAKSGKLLGAGGGGFLLLLAPPERHQRIWDGLGKPIKLPLRFARRGGKTIFMSS is encoded by the coding sequence ATGATCATCTCACAAACTCCTTATCGCGTTAGCTTCGGTGGTGGCGGCACCGACTTGCCGGCTTTCTATCAAATGGAGAGCGGAGCAGTCATCAGTGCTGCGGTTGAACGTCACATTTACGTGAGTGTTCATCCACGCTTTGAACGCAACTATCGCCTCGCTTATTCGAAAATTGAAGTCGCCAATAGCATCGACGAAATCCAACACGAACTGATTCGTGAGGCCCTGCGTGTCACAGGAATCGACGAGTTTTTAGAAATTACGACGATCGGTGATGTGCCAGCCGGCACCGGCATGGGATCCAGCAGCAGCTTGACGGTCGGGTTACTCGTCGCTTTGTATGCCTACCAAGGACGAATTGTGAGCAGCCAGCGTTTGGCGGAAGAGGCATGCCGGATCGAAATCGACATTCTGAAAAAGCCGATCGGTCGCCAGGATCAATATGCGGCAGCCTACGGTGGACTGAACCTGATTCGCTTCCATCCCGATGCTACCGTCGAGGTGGAGCCAATCGCTTGCCGGGCTGAAACGATCGATGAATTAGAATCGCAGATCGTGGTCCTTTATACCAATGCCTCGCGCAGCGCCGATGGAATTCTGAAAAAACAACAGGAAGCAGCGCCGCGTCACGCGAGCACCCTCCGAGACATGCGCAATCTGGCCGAACAGATGCGCATGACATTGTCTGGAGCGGGCGACGTGCAAGAGTTTTCGAATCTGCTGGCCGAAGGTTGGCGGCTGAAGCGCTCATTGGGCTGCGGCATCACCAACAACTCTGTTGATGAAATGTATGAAGCGGCCCTGCGCTTGGGCGCGAAGAGCGGCAAGTTGCTCGGAGCAGGTGGTGGAGGTTTCTTGCTACTGCTGGCCCCGCCGGAGCGCCATCAAAGAATTTGGGACGGTTTAGGCAAGCCGATCAAGCTGCCGCTACGTTTCGCGCGGCGCGGAGGCAAAACCATCTTCATGAGTTCGTAG
- a CDS encoding HAD-IIIA family hydrolase — protein MLKAFLLAAGLGTRLAPLTNNIPKCLLPFAGRPLLDYWFELLADAGCLEARVNTHAHAGAMREYLESEFPAKYPQISESHEPTLLGSAGAIAANPDFANGASEVVIICADQISDVDIAAMLDFHRQHGDPLTMLLYRVNNPTECGIVDVDADARVIEFTEKPQFPKGNLANGGIYIVSAAAYREIAQLRQFDFGFDILPRFVGRMRGWTWAGVHRDIGTHTALAKAKLELPSVVKTIASRTEAQPAIFLDRDGTLIESVHYLTHPSQVRVMPDAAATLRRFHLAGYRCVVTTNQSVIGRGLLTEDGLRLVHDEMTRQLAEQRAWLDAIYHCPFAPSSDPAGIQEHSHRKPNPGMLLQAAGELNLDLSRSWMIGDTDLDVEAGCRAGCCGSLKLVATTDVNIAEERYAHRYDNTHCVPSLTAAADLIFQKVSQPELPCVAVGSF, from the coding sequence ATGCTGAAGGCTTTTTTGTTGGCGGCAGGACTCGGGACGCGATTGGCTCCATTAACGAACAATATTCCTAAGTGCCTGCTTCCGTTTGCTGGACGGCCACTGTTGGACTATTGGTTCGAACTTCTGGCGGACGCAGGCTGCCTTGAGGCGCGTGTCAATACGCACGCTCATGCTGGCGCAATGCGGGAATATCTGGAGTCGGAGTTTCCCGCGAAATATCCGCAAATCAGTGAGTCACACGAACCAACATTGTTGGGTTCCGCGGGTGCGATTGCAGCCAATCCTGATTTCGCGAACGGTGCCAGTGAAGTCGTAATTATTTGCGCCGATCAGATTAGCGACGTCGATATAGCAGCGATGCTCGACTTTCATCGTCAGCACGGCGATCCGCTGACGATGTTGTTGTATCGAGTTAACAACCCTACGGAGTGTGGAATTGTTGACGTCGACGCTGACGCGCGAGTGATTGAGTTTACGGAGAAGCCTCAGTTCCCAAAAGGCAACCTGGCCAATGGCGGCATCTATATTGTTTCCGCGGCCGCTTATCGAGAAATCGCCCAACTGCGACAATTCGACTTTGGCTTCGATATCTTGCCGCGATTTGTGGGGCGAATGCGGGGCTGGACTTGGGCTGGCGTACATCGCGATATCGGCACGCACACAGCATTGGCGAAAGCTAAACTCGAGTTACCTAGTGTCGTGAAGACAATCGCTTCGCGGACCGAAGCTCAGCCCGCAATCTTCCTCGACCGCGACGGGACACTCATCGAGTCGGTTCACTACCTGACTCACCCTTCGCAGGTGCGCGTGATGCCCGACGCTGCCGCTACCTTGCGACGGTTCCATCTGGCCGGCTACCGCTGCGTGGTCACTACAAATCAGTCGGTCATCGGTCGCGGCCTGCTCACAGAAGACGGGCTTCGACTCGTACACGACGAAATGACTCGTCAACTCGCCGAGCAGAGAGCCTGGCTCGATGCAATCTATCATTGCCCATTCGCGCCGAGCAGCGACCCCGCCGGCATCCAAGAGCATTCCCATCGCAAGCCCAACCCTGGCATGCTGCTGCAGGCAGCTGGGGAATTGAATCTCGATTTAAGCCGCTCATGGATGATTGGTGACACCGACTTGGACGTCGAGGCAGGCTGCCGCGCGGGCTGTTGTGGTTCCCTGAAACTCGTAGCTACAACCGACGTAAACATTGCTGAGGAACGATATGCACACCGCTACGACAACACTCACTGTGTCCCAAGCCTAACTGCCGCCGCCGACTTGATATTCCAAAAGGTATCGCAGCCTGAACTGCCTTGCGTTGCAGTCGGGTCATTCTAA
- the galE gene encoding UDP-glucose 4-epimerase GalE: MRILLTGGAGYVGSACLRRLMKNGHDPIAFDNLAEGNAEAVPQDRLVVGDLDDREHLTDLLCTGEFEAVMHFAAVASVPESIHDPDTYYRVNVQGTKNVLDAMRRANLKRLIVSSTAATFSFAAAMPLDEDSPQKPEVPYGTTKLAAEWMIKDYSRAYGLGYAIFRYFNASGADLDGQHGESRRHESHLIPLIFAAALGKRPAISVFGTDYDTPDGTCVRDYVHVDDIAQAHERAMQQISEGQGRSYNLGSGTGATVLQVLKACEKVFGGPIPHQLVARRPGDPGTLIASPRRAIEELGWKLTCSDLETIVSSAWRWHSAHPNGYGEKKVVRNSRANGPELVSEVASR, encoded by the coding sequence ATGAGAATCTTGCTGACAGGCGGAGCTGGCTATGTGGGAAGCGCCTGTCTTCGTCGGCTGATGAAAAATGGCCACGATCCGATTGCGTTCGATAATTTGGCAGAAGGAAATGCTGAAGCCGTGCCACAAGATCGGCTGGTCGTGGGCGATCTCGACGATCGTGAGCACTTGACTGACCTGCTCTGCACGGGCGAATTCGAGGCCGTCATGCACTTCGCGGCCGTCGCCTCCGTACCAGAATCGATTCACGACCCGGATACCTACTACCGAGTCAACGTGCAAGGAACAAAGAATGTTCTGGACGCGATGCGCCGCGCAAATCTCAAGCGACTCATCGTTAGCAGCACAGCAGCGACCTTTAGTTTTGCAGCCGCAATGCCGCTGGACGAAGATTCGCCGCAGAAGCCTGAAGTTCCCTACGGCACTACCAAGCTCGCCGCGGAATGGATGATTAAGGATTATTCCCGTGCCTATGGGCTGGGGTATGCAATTTTTCGGTACTTCAATGCTTCTGGAGCGGATTTGGATGGCCAGCATGGCGAATCCCGCCGTCATGAGAGCCACTTGATTCCCCTGATCTTTGCGGCAGCACTAGGGAAGCGTCCGGCAATTTCAGTCTTTGGAACGGACTACGATACGCCCGATGGAACTTGTGTTCGCGACTATGTCCATGTGGATGACATCGCTCAGGCCCACGAACGGGCCATGCAACAGATCAGCGAAGGCCAAGGACGCAGCTACAATTTGGGCTCAGGAACCGGAGCGACGGTGCTGCAGGTTCTGAAAGCCTGCGAAAAGGTTTTCGGCGGCCCGATTCCGCATCAGTTGGTGGCTCGACGACCTGGCGATCCGGGAACACTCATTGCCTCGCCACGGCGCGCCATCGAAGAGCTCGGTTGGAAGCTAACGTGTTCCGATCTGGAAACGATCGTCAGTTCCGCTTGGCGTTGGCATTCCGCGCATCCCAATGGCTATGGCGAGAAAAAAGTAGTGCGGAATAGCCGCGCGAACGGTCCTGAACTTGTTTCGGAGGTGGCTAGCCGATAG
- a CDS encoding prephenate dehydrogenase translates to MAHWQTAAIIGVGLIGGSIGLALRRSGAVEQVIGVGRDPAKLKKAWEVGAIDEFALESSPELPPADLVVVCTPIESVGSQIARWTETAAQGALITDAGSTKAKIVAAVDAQLLAHNPRQIRFVGSHPLAGSEKTGAENARENLFDKRTVVVTPTAQTDPSAVEQIQLLWEALGARVQLMTPQAHDAAVASTSHLPHLIASLLASITPPELLKLTAGGWLDTTRIAAGDVGLWQQILLDNREPVLTALSRFETDLALWHRALEQRDAVALEKLLQQGKTIRDAVGN, encoded by the coding sequence ATGGCGCATTGGCAAACAGCAGCGATTATCGGCGTGGGGCTGATTGGCGGCTCCATTGGTTTGGCGCTGCGCCGCTCGGGAGCTGTGGAGCAGGTTATTGGTGTCGGTCGCGACCCCGCGAAATTGAAAAAAGCGTGGGAAGTAGGCGCGATCGACGAGTTTGCTCTGGAATCGTCGCCCGAATTGCCGCCAGCGGATTTGGTCGTTGTTTGCACTCCCATTGAGAGCGTCGGTTCGCAGATCGCTCGTTGGACAGAGACCGCTGCGCAGGGTGCGTTGATCACCGATGCCGGAAGTACCAAAGCCAAAATTGTTGCCGCCGTAGACGCCCAACTATTGGCACACAATCCACGCCAGATTCGCTTCGTTGGCAGTCATCCTCTGGCGGGAAGTGAAAAGACCGGGGCTGAAAACGCCCGCGAAAATCTGTTCGATAAACGGACAGTTGTCGTTACACCGACGGCCCAGACCGATCCGTCCGCGGTCGAGCAGATTCAGCTGTTGTGGGAAGCGCTCGGTGCCCGGGTGCAACTAATGACGCCGCAAGCTCACGATGCCGCGGTTGCTAGTACGAGTCACTTGCCCCACTTGATTGCCAGTCTGCTCGCATCCATCACGCCGCCAGAACTATTGAAACTGACCGCCGGTGGTTGGCTCGATACGACCCGGATTGCGGCCGGAGACGTCGGGCTGTGGCAACAGATTTTGCTCGATAATCGCGAGCCAGTGCTGACCGCGTTATCTCGCTTTGAAACCGATCTCGCCTTGTGGCACCGCGCGCTGGAGCAGCGCGATGCCGTGGCCTTAGAAAAATTGCTCCAGCAAGGGAAGACCATCCGTGACGCTGTGGGAAATTGA